The Williamsia sp. DF01-3 genome has a window encoding:
- a CDS encoding LCP family protein: MSVLVLIATGYAWNQMTDLENSITKLGGLSLGSGKDGAVDILMVGTDSRTDAQGNPLSEKELAQLHSADEVATNTDTILLIRIPNDGSSATAMSIPRDSYVEVPGIGKTKINSAYGSSKEARREALVNDGMDLEEADKKSVQAGRDALITTVADLTGVEVDHYAEVGLLGFVLLTDAVGGVDVCLKAPVSEPFSGADFPAGRQTLDGPEALSFVRQRHDLPRGDLDRIVRQQVFMASLAQKVLSAGTLSNPGKLGDLENAVSRSVVIDQDWDIIKFVEQLKDLSGGRVQFATIPVVTEQGWSDDGTQSVVEVDPAAVKAFTDGLLGEKNGTGEKKFVPSQYTVDVINSGTVDGLATNVSKIVASKGFRTGETGNATNPSTDSTVLAAATDDAGAKAVAGQLGGLPVKEDKTLAPNTVRVILTDTYSGPGSIVDDGQQDSQSTEATTPAPAPAITAGGTGPECVN; encoded by the coding sequence GTGTCGGTGCTGGTGCTGATCGCCACCGGATATGCGTGGAACCAGATGACCGACCTGGAGAACAGCATCACCAAACTGGGTGGTCTGAGCCTGGGCAGCGGTAAGGACGGAGCCGTCGACATCCTCATGGTCGGCACCGACTCACGAACCGATGCCCAGGGCAACCCGCTGTCGGAAAAAGAACTGGCCCAACTGCACTCGGCTGACGAGGTGGCGACCAACACCGACACCATCTTGTTGATCCGCATCCCGAACGACGGGTCCTCTGCGACGGCCATGTCAATCCCCCGCGACTCATACGTCGAGGTACCCGGCATCGGGAAGACCAAGATCAATTCGGCGTACGGCTCATCCAAAGAAGCCCGGCGCGAGGCCCTGGTCAACGACGGGATGGATCTCGAGGAGGCCGACAAGAAGTCCGTCCAGGCGGGACGCGACGCACTCATCACCACGGTCGCCGACCTGACGGGTGTCGAGGTCGACCACTATGCCGAGGTGGGGCTACTCGGCTTCGTCCTGCTCACCGACGCGGTGGGCGGTGTGGACGTGTGCCTCAAGGCGCCGGTCTCCGAACCGTTTTCCGGTGCGGACTTCCCCGCCGGCCGCCAGACACTCGATGGACCAGAGGCACTGAGTTTCGTCCGGCAACGCCACGATCTGCCCCGCGGCGACCTCGACCGCATCGTGCGCCAGCAGGTCTTCATGGCATCGCTGGCCCAGAAGGTGTTGTCGGCAGGCACTCTGTCCAACCCCGGCAAACTCGGCGATCTCGAGAACGCGGTGTCACGTTCGGTGGTGATCGACCAGGACTGGGACATCATCAAGTTCGTGGAGCAGCTCAAGGATCTGTCCGGCGGACGCGTGCAGTTCGCGACGATCCCGGTGGTCACCGAGCAAGGCTGGAGCGACGACGGCACCCAGAGCGTGGTCGAGGTGGACCCGGCGGCCGTCAAGGCATTCACCGATGGGTTGCTCGGAGAGAAGAACGGTACGGGCGAGAAGAAGTTCGTGCCGAGCCAATACACGGTCGACGTGATCAACTCGGGCACCGTCGACGGTCTTGCCACCAACGTGTCGAAGATCGTCGCATCCAAGGGGTTCCGGACCGGCGAGACCGGCAATGCCACCAACCCGTCCACCGACAGCACTGTGCTTGCCGCTGCGACCGACGACGCCGGGGCGAAAGCCGTTGCGGGCCAGCTCGGCGGACTACCCGTGAAAGAGGACAAGACATTGGCACCGAACACGGTTCGGGTGATTCTCACCGACACCTACAGCGGTCCGGGCTCGATCGTCGACGACGGTCAGCAGGACAGCCAGAGCACCGAGGCGACAACGCCCGCACCGGCTCCGGCGATCACCGCCGGCGGCACCGGACCGGAGTGCGTGAATTGA
- the rfbD gene encoding dTDP-4-dehydrorhamnose reductase encodes MGTGVRSVIVTGAGGQLGKQLSTRAEGTVRALTSADLDITDEQSVQSVLGDIGPRDVVINCAAYTAVDAAEDDRETAMAVNGTGPGHMARLTARTGANLVHISTDYVFTGVASGPLEPDDPTGPASVYGISKLAGEKAVRSADADATIVRTAWVYTGMPGSSDFVSTMRRLESQRDTVSVVTDQVGSPTYSADLADGLLELSEQVVHGDSRARGATLHASNAGSCSWFDLAQAVFAEIGADPARVLPTTSADFPRPAPRPAYSVLSGRAWQEAGLTPLREWRSALSVALHVR; translated from the coding sequence ATGGGTACAGGTGTGCGCTCTGTCATCGTGACCGGCGCCGGGGGGCAATTGGGCAAACAGTTGAGTACGCGCGCCGAGGGCACGGTACGTGCGTTGACGTCGGCAGATCTGGACATCACCGACGAGCAGTCGGTGCAGTCGGTACTCGGTGACATCGGCCCGCGGGACGTGGTGATCAACTGCGCGGCCTACACCGCTGTCGATGCCGCCGAAGACGACCGGGAGACCGCGATGGCGGTCAACGGCACGGGGCCCGGCCACATGGCCCGGCTCACCGCCCGTACGGGTGCGAACCTCGTCCACATCTCGACCGACTATGTCTTCACGGGGGTTGCGTCGGGCCCGCTCGAACCGGACGACCCCACCGGCCCGGCCTCGGTCTACGGCATCAGCAAACTCGCGGGGGAGAAGGCGGTGCGGTCGGCGGATGCCGACGCCACGATTGTTCGGACCGCATGGGTGTACACCGGCATGCCCGGCTCTTCGGACTTCGTCAGCACGATGCGCCGACTGGAATCGCAGCGCGACACCGTCTCGGTGGTCACCGATCAGGTCGGTTCCCCGACGTATTCCGCCGATCTGGCCGACGGGCTGCTCGAACTCTCCGAACAGGTGGTCCACGGCGACTCGCGGGCCCGGGGAGCGACGTTGCACGCGTCGAACGCAGGCAGCTGCAGCTGGTTCGATCTGGCCCAGGCAGTCTTCGCGGAGATCGGGGCCGACCCGGCTCGGGTCCTGCCCACCACCTCGGCCGATTTTCCTCGGCCCGCGCCCCGCCCCGCGTATTCGGTGTTGTCGGGACGGGCGTGGCAGGAGGCCGGTCTCACACCGCTGCGAGAGTGGCGCTCGGCGTTGTCTGTGGCGCTGCACGTCCGGTGA
- a CDS encoding sugar phosphate nucleotidyltransferase: MDTAQTTNDDPARHRDVQAVILVGGKGTRLRPLTLSAPKPMLPTAGLPFLTHLLARISAAGITKIVLGTSFKSQVFEQYFGDGSKMGLSITYVHESEPLGTGGGIRNVLSELTAENILVFNGDVLCGTDVRAVLDTHQTSGAEVTLHLVRVGDPRAFGCVPTDDTGRVTAFLEKTQDPPTDQINAGCYVFKRSVIESIPDDRPVSVEREVFPQLLADDHHVQGHVDSGYWRDMGTPEDFVRGSADLVRGIAPSPALTGPRGESLVHEGAGVGPGALLIGGTVVGRGAEIGAGARLDGAVIFDGAVVEAGAVIERSIIGFGARIGPRALVRDGVIGDGADIGARCELLRGARVWPGVTIPDGGLRFSTDV; encoded by the coding sequence ATCGACACCGCTCAGACGACCAACGACGACCCGGCGCGGCATCGCGACGTCCAGGCGGTGATCTTGGTGGGCGGCAAGGGAACCCGCCTGCGACCACTCACCCTGTCTGCTCCCAAGCCGATGCTCCCGACCGCGGGACTGCCGTTCCTCACCCACCTCCTCGCGCGGATCAGCGCGGCGGGGATCACCAAGATCGTGCTCGGCACCTCGTTCAAATCCCAAGTGTTCGAGCAGTATTTCGGTGACGGATCGAAGATGGGCTTGTCCATCACCTACGTCCACGAGTCCGAGCCCCTCGGTACCGGCGGCGGTATCCGTAACGTGCTATCCGAGCTGACCGCGGAGAACATCCTCGTGTTCAACGGAGATGTGTTGTGCGGCACCGACGTCCGAGCGGTTCTCGACACCCACCAGACCTCCGGGGCGGAGGTGACCCTGCATCTGGTCCGGGTGGGTGACCCACGTGCCTTCGGGTGTGTGCCGACCGACGACACCGGCCGGGTGACCGCATTCCTCGAAAAGACCCAGGATCCCCCGACGGACCAGATCAACGCGGGCTGTTACGTCTTCAAGCGGTCGGTCATCGAGTCCATCCCGGACGATAGGCCGGTGTCGGTGGAGCGCGAGGTGTTCCCGCAACTCCTCGCCGACGACCATCATGTCCAGGGCCACGTCGACTCCGGTTACTGGCGTGACATGGGAACTCCCGAGGACTTCGTGCGTGGCTCGGCCGACCTCGTCCGAGGGATCGCGCCGTCGCCGGCACTCACCGGACCGCGCGGCGAATCGTTGGTGCACGAAGGCGCCGGCGTGGGGCCGGGTGCACTTCTGATCGGCGGCACTGTGGTCGGACGTGGTGCGGAGATCGGCGCGGGCGCGCGCCTCGACGGCGCGGTGATCTTCGACGGAGCCGTCGTGGAGGCCGGTGCGGTGATCGAACGCAGCATCATCGGCTTCGGCGCGCGCATCGGACCCCGCGCCCTCGTCCGCGACGGTGTGATCGGTGACGGCGCCGACATCGGGGCGCGCTGTGAGTTGCTCCGTGGCGCGCGGGTGTGGCCTGGTGTGACCATCCCCGACGGCGGCCTGAGGTTCTCGACCGATGTCTGA
- a CDS encoding TIGR03089 family protein → MTTLTDAALNPALSSDGSQPLITYYDDSTGERTELSAITAANWAAKTANLVRDEFGLMPGDVVAVDLPAHWQSAAVLLGAWWAGLHVRVGYSDDAALAFCSMASLERVEGAPEIAVVSLDPFGMPLRDLPIGLTDYSASVRVHGDQFRPGGPGDLALDDRTVDDVITEATTFAAEAGIVAGSRIMSSRHWDSADNLVVNLLATLVAGGSLVQVANPNLEKMANRASSEKVTATLS, encoded by the coding sequence TTGACCACTCTCACCGATGCCGCGCTGAACCCGGCGTTGTCCAGCGACGGCTCGCAGCCTCTGATCACCTACTACGACGACTCGACCGGCGAGCGCACCGAACTCTCCGCCATCACCGCGGCGAACTGGGCAGCCAAGACGGCCAACCTCGTGCGCGACGAGTTCGGGCTGATGCCCGGTGATGTGGTGGCGGTCGACCTGCCCGCGCACTGGCAGAGTGCCGCAGTTCTGCTCGGCGCCTGGTGGGCCGGTCTGCACGTACGGGTGGGTTACTCCGACGATGCAGCACTTGCGTTCTGCTCGATGGCGTCGCTCGAGCGGGTGGAAGGTGCGCCGGAGATCGCCGTCGTCTCACTCGATCCGTTCGGGATGCCGTTGCGTGACCTGCCGATCGGGCTCACCGATTACTCGGCCTCGGTGCGCGTGCACGGGGACCAGTTCCGGCCCGGTGGACCCGGCGATCTCGCTCTCGACGACCGCACGGTCGACGACGTGATCACCGAAGCGACCACCTTTGCCGCCGAGGCCGGCATCGTCGCCGGATCGCGCATCATGTCGAGCCGGCACTGGGACAGCGCCGACAACCTCGTGGTCAACCTGCTCGCCACCCTCGTGGCCGGCGGTTCCCTTGTGCAGGTTGCCAATCCGAATCTGGAGAAGATGGCCAACCGGGCGAGCAGCGAGAAGGTCACCGCGACGTTGTCGTGA
- a CDS encoding Rv2578c family radical SAM protein produces the protein MRWEGQLLDAGDEKEASDPSPALPGLSRAGLVRSVRTPDFDGVTFHEVLCKSALNKVPESSQVPFRWTINPTRGCLHQCVYCFARTTHEYLDLDAGRDFDTQIVVKVNVAAVLRKELMRKSWKREPVALGTNTDPYHRAEGRYRLMPGIIRALADSGTPMSILTKGTLLRRDLKLLAAAAKSVPVSVGVSLALLDETLCKQVEPGTPSARARLDLIEAVRESGLDCHVMASPILPMLSDSRADLDNLFAHLAQAGATSVTAFPLHLRGSTRGWYMSWLAEHHPALVGKYRRLYGHGAYVAPEYRTWLRDRVDPMLEHHGLSADRQSGLREAVREAAAVETAQPTLF, from the coding sequence ATGCGGTGGGAAGGGCAGTTGCTGGACGCCGGAGACGAGAAAGAGGCGAGCGATCCGTCTCCGGCGCTGCCCGGCCTGAGCCGCGCCGGGCTGGTCCGGTCGGTGCGCACCCCCGACTTCGACGGGGTCACGTTCCATGAGGTGCTGTGTAAGAGCGCGCTGAACAAGGTTCCGGAGAGTTCGCAGGTGCCGTTTCGCTGGACCATCAACCCGACCAGGGGCTGCCTCCATCAATGTGTCTACTGTTTCGCGCGTACCACCCACGAATACCTCGATCTCGATGCCGGCCGTGACTTCGACACCCAGATAGTGGTCAAGGTGAATGTCGCGGCAGTGCTGCGAAAAGAGTTGATGCGCAAGAGTTGGAAGCGTGAGCCCGTGGCTCTGGGAACCAACACCGACCCCTACCACCGGGCTGAGGGCAGGTACCGGCTGATGCCCGGCATCATTCGCGCGCTCGCCGATTCGGGTACGCCGATGTCGATCCTCACCAAGGGCACGCTGCTGCGTCGCGATCTCAAACTCCTTGCGGCAGCAGCCAAATCGGTGCCGGTGTCGGTGGGCGTCTCCCTGGCGCTGCTCGACGAGACCCTGTGTAAACAGGTCGAACCCGGCACGCCGTCGGCCCGTGCACGCCTCGATCTGATCGAGGCTGTCCGTGAGTCCGGCCTGGACTGCCACGTGATGGCCTCACCCATCCTGCCCATGCTCAGCGATTCGCGCGCAGACCTCGACAACCTGTTCGCACACCTGGCACAGGCGGGGGCAACGTCGGTCACCGCGTTTCCACTGCACCTACGCGGATCCACCCGTGGCTGGTACATGTCGTGGCTCGCCGAGCACCATCCTGCCCTGGTCGGCAAGTACCGCCGGCTCTACGGTCACGGCGCCTACGTGGCCCCGGAATACCGAACGTGGTTGCGCGACAGGGTTGATCCGATGCTCGAGCACCACGGTCTCAGTGCTGACCGGCAGTCCGGCCTGCGCGAGGCGGTACGCGAGGCTGCGGCCGTCGAGACCGCGCAGCCGACGCTCTTCTGA
- a CDS encoding SGNH/GDSL hydrolase family protein, giving the protein MSETSPSFKRFVALGDSFAEGVGDVEPRCPNGVRGWADRVAEVMAREDPEFRYANLAIRGRLLPAVLGEQLEPALAMKPDLATICAGANDLLRPSVDIDALIESYDAAVGRLQDAGATVIAFTAYDTGGKSVFGALRGRFAVFNELLREVVEERNLVLVDFWRMRIFRERRMWEFDRMHMSSAGHVYMAIEVLRALGIEHDLVPVDFGPAQLVSPTQRRREGRQWTVEYAIPWVGRRLRGVSTGDTIAPKYPELTAMAPSAD; this is encoded by the coding sequence ATGTCTGAGACGTCTCCCAGCTTCAAACGCTTTGTCGCCCTAGGAGATTCGTTCGCCGAGGGTGTGGGGGACGTCGAACCCCGCTGCCCGAACGGGGTGCGCGGCTGGGCCGATCGGGTCGCGGAGGTGATGGCCAGGGAGGACCCCGAGTTCCGGTACGCGAATCTGGCGATCCGCGGACGGCTGCTGCCCGCGGTACTCGGCGAACAACTCGAGCCCGCCCTGGCGATGAAACCGGACCTGGCGACCATCTGCGCAGGGGCCAACGATCTGCTTCGACCCAGCGTCGACATCGACGCGTTGATCGAGTCGTACGACGCGGCGGTCGGCCGGCTCCAGGACGCAGGCGCGACCGTGATCGCTTTCACCGCGTACGACACCGGCGGGAAATCCGTCTTCGGCGCACTGCGCGGCCGGTTCGCCGTCTTCAACGAGTTGCTGCGCGAGGTCGTGGAGGAGCGCAACCTCGTGCTGGTCGACTTCTGGCGGATGCGGATCTTCCGCGAGCGTCGCATGTGGGAGTTCGACCGGATGCACATGTCGTCGGCCGGCCACGTCTACATGGCGATCGAGGTGCTGCGGGCGCTCGGCATCGAGCACGATCTCGTCCCGGTGGATTTCGGTCCGGCGCAACTGGTCTCGCCGACCCAGCGGCGCCGCGAGGGTCGTCAGTGGACGGTCGAGTACGCGATCCCGTGGGTCGGTCGTCGGCTCCGTGGGGTCTCCACCGGCGACACGATCGCGCCGAAGTATCCCGAGTTGACCGCGATGGCGCCCAGCGCCGACTGA